From a region of the Mauremys mutica isolate MM-2020 ecotype Southern chromosome 12, ASM2049712v1, whole genome shotgun sequence genome:
- the NPTX1 gene encoding neuronal pentraxin-1 has product MPAGAPCSLFFASVLLLRAWAQSFGPTRFICTSVPVDMDMCAASLPSSGSAEELQTTVLQLRETVLQQKETILNHKETIRELTTKLGRCESQSLPEAGPSESKAGGGSSRKQPGSSKNTMGDLSRAPAAETLSQLGQTLQSLKTRLENLEQFSRINSSGQTNHLRDVLQNKIDDLEKQVLSRVNSLEEGKLTKNESEERSKIETTLTSLHQRISDLEKGQKDSRPADRFQLTFPLRTNYMYAKVKRSLPEMYAFSVAMWIKSSASPGVGTPFSYAVPGQANELVLIEWGNNPMEILINDKVAKLPFVINDGKWHHICITWTTRDGVWEAYQDGTQGGHGENLAPYHPIKPQGVLVLGQEQDTLGGGFDATQAFVGELAHFNVWDRKLSPGEIYNLATCSTKAPAGNVIAWSETNIDIYGGATKWTFEACRQLN; this is encoded by the exons ATGCCTGCGGGGGCCCCGTGCAGCCTTTTCTTCGCCTCTGTCCTCCTGCTGAGGGCATGGGCCCAGAGCTTCGGCCCGACGCGCTTCATCTGCACCTCGGTGCCGGTGGACATGGACATGTGCGCCGCCTCCCTGCCGAGCAGCGGCAGCGCCGAGGAGCTGCAGACCACCGTCCTGCAGCTGCGGGAGACGGTGCTCCAGCAGAAGGAGACCATCCTGAACCACAAGGAGACCATCAGGGAGCTGACCACTAAGCTGGGCAGGTGTGAGAGCCAGAGCCTGCCGGAGGCGGGCCCCAGCGAGTCCAAAGCGGGCGGGGGATCCAGCCGCAAACAGCCCGGCTCGTCCAAAAACACCATGGGGGATCTGTCCCGGGCGCCAGCGGCGGAGACCTTGAGCCAACTGGGGCAAACTTTGCAGTCACTCAAGACGAGGCTAGAAAACCTAGAG CAGTTTAGCAGGATCAATTCCTCGGGCCAGACCAACCACCTGCGGGACGTGCTTCAGAATAAAATAGACGATTTAGAGAAGCAAGTTCTGTCCCGAGTGAACAGCCTGGAGGAAGGAAAGTTGACGAAGAACGAGTCCGAGGAACGCAGCAAAATAGAGACCACGCTCACGTCCCTGCACCAGCGGATCAGTGACCTGGAGAAAG GGCAGAAAGACAGCCGGCCGGCCGACAGGTTCCAGCTGACCTTCCCGCTGCGGACCAACTACATGTACGCCAAGGTGAAGAGGAGCCTGCCCGAGATGTACGCCTTCTCCGTGGCCATGTGGATCAAGTCCAGCGCCTCGCCGGGCGTGGGGACGCCCTTCTCCTACGCGGTGCCGGGCCAGGCCAACGAGCTGGTGCTCATCGAGTGGGGCAACAACCCCATGGAGATCCTCATTAACGACAAG gTCGCTAAGCTCCCGTTCGTCATTAACGACGGGAAGTGGCACCATATCTGCATCACCTGGACCACGCGGGACGGCGTGTGGGAGGCCTACCAGGACGGCACGCAGGGGGGCCACGGAGAGAACCTGGCTCCCTATCACCCCATCAAACCGCAGGGCGTCCTGGTCCTGGGCCAGGAGCAG GACACCCTGGGCGGGGGCTTCGACGCCACCCAAGCGTTCGTGGGCGAACTGGCCCATTTCAACGTCTGGGACCGGAAGCTCAGCCCCGGGGAGATCTACAACCTGGCCACGTGCAGCACCAAAGCCCCCGCCGGCAACGTCATCGCCTGGTCCGAGACCAACATCGACATCTACGGGGGGGCCACCAAGTGGACTTTCGAAGCCTGCCGCCAGCTCAACTAG